A region of Candidatus Ancaeobacter aquaticus DNA encodes the following proteins:
- a CDS encoding DsrE family protein, with translation MKIGIIIASNDGETCWNALRYGNFALGQDDEVKVFFMGKGVEYQKVSTNTFNTVEQAEKLMQAGGKIYACGSCIKSREQESSEICPISTMKDMYEIVKESDKIVTF, from the coding sequence ATGAAAATAGGAATTATTATTGCGAGTAATGATGGTGAAACTTGCTGGAACGCTTTACGGTATGGCAATTTTGCTCTCGGGCAAGACGATGAAGTTAAAGTATTTTTCATGGGCAAGGGTGTTGAGTATCAGAAAGTTAGCACTAATACGTTTAACACTGTTGAACAAGCGGAAAAGCTTATGCAGGCAGGCGGTAAGATATATGCTTGTGGTAGCTGTATAAAGTCGAGAGAACAGGAAAGTTCTGAAATATGCCCTATTTCGACAATGAAGGATATGTACGAAATCGTTAAGGAAAGCGATAAAATCGTTACTTTTTAG